Proteins encoded together in one Eublepharis macularius isolate TG4126 chromosome 2, MPM_Emac_v1.0, whole genome shotgun sequence window:
- the LOC129323610 gene encoding uncharacterized protein LOC129323610: protein MFRSYSRYIARSNRAAARFLYQRRRIRRRLGVIASRHRRRILAGGNVQAVQWCALAELDDPRDFWVYPRSSHWWDRIVLQVWDDHEWICRFQMSRSTFGELVAALRPRLERQRTTMREAISVEKRVAVAVWFLASGSSYQVASDIFGVGRSTVAHLVVEFCLAVELELLSKTVRLGPHVGRIMDGFLKLGMPHCIGAIDGTHIPICSPGGKADQYGNRKSFSSILLQGTVDHRGRFIDAEIGWSGRNHDAFVFSHSAICVAMDSGSFVPGNPTICVDGVHVPPLVLADGAYPMRRWLLKPFGRYAESEAHRNFDRCLSRARNRVECAFGRLKARFRCLSHRLQAREKNVVSIVTACVVLHNLCEDRGHEILGEVGTVDPLLISRVEGQERGMLDNHLEQGKAVREVVASWIARGVRHGHNH from the exons ATGTTTCGGTCATACAGTCGATACATCGCTCGTTCGAATCGAGCGGCTGCTCGATTCCTTTATCAGAGAAGACGCATCCGTCGTCGGCTGGGTGTCATCGCATCCCGCCACCGTCGTCGGATCCTTGCAGGAGGGAATGTCCAAGCTGTCCAGTGGTGTGCTCTAGCTGAGTTGGATGATCCCAGAGATTTCTGGGTCTATCCACGAAGCAGTCATTGGTGGGACCGGATAGTACTCCAAGTATGGGACGACCACGAATGGATATGCCGGTTCCAaatgtccaggagcacctttggtGAGCTGGTGGCGGCACTACGTCCCCGTTTAGAGAGGCAACGTACCACAATGCGAGAAGCCATATCTGTAGAGAAGAGGGTGGCTGTGGCTGTATGGTTCCTGGCAAGCGGCTCCAGTTACCAAGTGGCGAGTGACATATTCGGTGTCGGACGCTCCACCGTCGCCCATCTGGTAGTTGAATTCTGTCTGGCCGTCGAGCTTGAGCTGCTGTCTAAGACCGTTCGCCTTGGGCCCCACGTTGGaagg ATAATGGACGGTTTCCTGAAATTAGGGATGCCACACTGCATTGGGGCCATTGATGGCACACacatccccatatgttcccccGGAGGAAAGGCGGACCAGTACGGGAACAGGAAAAGTTTCTCCTCAATACTTCTCCAGGGAACTGTGGATCACCGGGGGAGATTCATCGATGCAGAGATTGGCTGGAGCGGTCGCAACCACGACGCCTTCGTCTTCTCCCACTCCGCAATCTGTGTCGCCATGGACTCTGGGTCCTTTGTGCCGGGCAACCCCACCATTTGTGTAGACGGAGTTCATGTTCCACCCCTGGTACTTGCAGACGGTGCCTACCCCATGCGCCGTTGGCTGCTGAAGCCATTTGGAAGATACGCTGAATCAGAGGCACATAGGAACTTTGACAGGTGTCTTTCACGGGCGCGCAACCGGGTGGAGTGCGCTTTCGGCCGTCTAAAAGCAAGATTTCGGTGCTTGTCCCACCGACTCCAGGCCAGAGAAAAAAATGTTGTATCCATTGTGACCGCCTGCGTGGTACTACACAACCTCTGTGAGGACAGGGGGCACGAAATTCTGGGAGAGGTGGGCACTGTAGACCCGCTGCTCATCTCCAGGGTGGAGGGACAAGAAAGGGGAATGCTGGACAACCACCTGGAGCAGGGCAAGGCCGTGCGTGAGGTGGTGGCGAGTTGGATAGCTCGTGGTGTCAGACATGGACACAATCATTAG